One window of Sphingobacteriales bacterium genomic DNA carries:
- a CDS encoding VWA domain-containing protein, translating to MKNLLFLSFWITLTCITWSSCSNRDTQKTTNSYQTQQSQNVVTPQQNAVTPQQNVYTPQQNFEPENTVTAPAPADNNSVARASTKDGNIVQVSILLDTSNSMDGLIDQAKSQLWKMVGELALARDSKGNIPNIELGLYDYGNDRYSSSVGYIQQISPLTTDLDMISEKLFALTTYGGSEYCGHVIQTAVRQLDWNKSNDILKIIFIAGNEEFTQGSVSYKDACKEAAEKGIIINTIFCGSMQEGIETKWKDGADCADGKYMNIDQNRTVVHIDAPQDKEINQLNEQLNDTYIGYGKEGKHRKELQMEQDMNASQYGSSNAAQRSATKASANYKNTSWDLVDAVEDKSVKMDELSKDDLPEEMKNMNVEQRKAYVESKAKKRKEIQERIQQLNAERRTYVANEERKMAEQEGTTTLDAAIIGTIRTQAKEKGYKFEDEK from the coding sequence ATGAAAAACTTACTGTTTTTATCTTTTTGGATAACTTTAACTTGTATTACATGGAGTAGTTGCAGTAATCGCGATACTCAAAAAACAACAAATAGTTATCAAACACAACAATCACAGAATGTAGTTACACCACAACAGAATGCAGTAACACCACAACAGAATGTATATACACCACAACAGAATTTTGAACCGGAAAATACGGTAACAGCCCCTGCACCTGCCGATAACAATTCGGTTGCAAGAGCATCCACTAAAGACGGAAATATTGTTCAGGTTTCAATTTTATTGGATACCAGTAATAGTATGGACGGATTAATAGATCAGGCCAAGTCCCAATTATGGAAAATGGTGGGTGAACTTGCTTTGGCAAGAGACAGCAAGGGCAACATTCCAAACATAGAACTTGGATTATATGATTATGGAAATGACCGTTATTCTTCTTCGGTAGGGTATATTCAACAAATTTCACCATTAACTACCGATCTCGATATGATTTCAGAAAAGTTGTTTGCACTAACTACTTATGGCGGCAGTGAATATTGCGGTCATGTTATTCAAACTGCAGTTCGGCAGTTGGACTGGAATAAAAGCAATGATATTCTTAAAATCATTTTTATTGCCGGTAATGAAGAGTTTACTCAGGGATCAGTTTCTTACAAAGATGCCTGTAAAGAGGCGGCTGAAAAGGGGATTATTATCAATACTATTTTTTGCGGTTCAATGCAGGAAGGAATTGAGACCAAATGGAAAGATGGTGCAGATTGTGCCGATGGAAAATATATGAATATTGACCAAAACCGGACGGTTGTTCATATAGATGCACCACAAGACAAAGAAATTAACCAACTAAACGAACAATTGAACGATACTTATATCGGATATGGAAAGGAAGGAAAGCATAGAAAAGAACTACAGATGGAACAAGATATGAACGCCAGTCAATATGGTTCATCAAACGCAGCGCAACGTTCTGCTACAAAGGCTTCTGCAAATTATAAAAACACTTCCTGGGATTTGGTGGATGCCGTTGAAGACAAATCTGTCAAAATGGATGAATTGTCAAAAGACGACTTGCCGGAAGAAATGAAGAATATGAATGTAGAGCAGAGAAAAGCGTATGTTGAGAGTAAAGCCAAAAAGCGTAAAGAAATTCAGGAACGTATCCAACAACTCAATGCCGAGCGAAGGACTTATGTTGCAAATGAAGAACGGAAAATGGCGGAGCAAGAAGGAACAACTACCTTGGACGCTGCAATAATTGGAACTATTCGCACTCAGGCCAAAGAAAAAGGGTATAAATTTGAAGATGAAAAATAG
- a CDS encoding VOC family protein, with amino-acid sequence MKNLKLGAFSVSLSVKNIHASKEFYEHLGFKVFGGDINQNWLIMKNGNSIIGLFHGMFTNNILTFNPGWDENAENLAEFDDVRQIQQHLKENEIPLMSEVDVETSGPGSITLTDPDGNLILIDQHR; translated from the coding sequence ATGAAAAACTTAAAATTAGGAGCATTCTCTGTCAGTTTAAGTGTGAAAAATATTCATGCTTCCAAAGAATTTTATGAGCATCTCGGATTCAAAGTATTTGGAGGGGACATCAATCAAAACTGGTTGATTATGAAAAACGGCAATTCCATTATTGGGTTATTTCATGGGATGTTTACCAATAATATACTGACTTTTAATCCCGGTTGGGATGAAAATGCAGAAAATTTAGCGGAGTTTGACGATGTTCGTCAGATACAACAACATCTAAAAGAAAATGAAATTCCCCTTATGAGTGAAGTTGATGTCGAGACAAGCGGACCGGGCAGTATCACACTAACAGATCCGGATGGCAACCTGATTTTAATAGATCAGCACCGGTAA
- a CDS encoding CHAT domain-containing protein: MINLHDAKKNLSEAIQLIVEAKYDSAIEQLKKVLPVFKKYKAWEELVQCRYKIADALWKKGKSGEALQAISKTLAFSVKKLGKRHPHTAGCMNIKGISYFVMGDMKTALHWLVKSLKIRKSLYGLKHPETASNYANIGNCLLNLGKNEKAEKFVRYALSVSLKTIGKNHLDTAKLYNNLGVILKANAKYNQAISCYNHALKIRLRLSGENHPDTASSYLSIGLCYRLKGDFKTSLEYVHLALKIRLETLGEYHPETAQTYTTLGDNYLLNTDYDQAILYFRKGLHINLRQPNGEQHIATAKNYNSLGTAYLDKANIKMAYQSFLAGYKISVAALGIVNSITANSLTNIGNVFVKTGQFQKAMTIYRKVLYLRLQLNGKNHPFTAAAYINIGNCYRLQKNYRQAIRFQKIGIKIYIAQKDFNRIDTALAFTNLGECYALVNEANRAMTLYNRALRILLYERQPLNPYLLPNQIVKNRENNETLHALRFKANLLLSRFQQNHENRAALCATIAFYLQCDQLIDHLRKSYLSEGSKIRLAKEAKSIYRQAIFALWTAIKFKIQISEFNEAFGYKLDGNCIELAHYFIEKSKGVLLLLRFKDMEAKLQEKIPERLLSYEYKHVVELNYLERLIDDETKKPQSIRNQKQLTIWQNEQFNFKLKYDRFIHRIERRYPEYAKQKYKLEVPNLIDIQFLLPENQAAFSYFIGLHFFYVLILTEDSTHFIRLKKSKDWKLKIENFICAIQDDFDPDPYIAYATSLFTELFEKPLATLDGEKISSILILPDEALTNLPFEALLTKELPADYSFSKLPYLLHQYYFSYHLSATLWVRSMERTIGIVNVDTPVSNVSVDTGFIGFAPVYANKNENTIIADSDSDIIFPVRFGGKDFPELPNSDKEIMGVDLLFKQYNLKTKLFLGKQATRLNFIHHVFEGEFVLVSAHGHFNPQRPELSGIVFSSESHQNNESSMLYLSDIYSLNLNTFLMVLSCCETGLGKHAKGEGVMGINRAFLYAGVQNLVYTIFKVLDISTPEFTIPLFKKILSNEKTCFSLQFLVNQTKREMALSRYAAPKHWAGFIFIGTGMVYEERISNNEEYWD; this comes from the coding sequence ATGATTAATTTGCACGATGCGAAGAAAAATTTATCAGAAGCAATTCAATTAATAGTTGAGGCAAAATATGATTCGGCAATCGAGCAGTTAAAGAAGGTTTTACCGGTTTTTAAAAAATATAAAGCTTGGGAAGAACTTGTTCAGTGCCGGTATAAGATTGCCGATGCCTTATGGAAGAAAGGTAAATCCGGAGAAGCACTACAAGCAATTTCTAAAACATTAGCGTTCTCGGTAAAGAAACTGGGAAAAAGACACCCACATACTGCCGGTTGTATGAATATTAAAGGGATATCCTATTTTGTAATGGGCGATATGAAGACAGCACTTCATTGGCTGGTTAAATCCTTAAAAATCAGAAAAAGTTTATACGGCTTAAAACATCCCGAAACTGCATCAAACTATGCCAATATCGGCAATTGCCTGCTCAACTTGGGAAAGAATGAAAAAGCTGAAAAATTTGTCAGATATGCCTTGTCTGTTTCGCTAAAAACAATTGGGAAGAACCATCTCGATACAGCAAAACTGTATAACAATTTAGGGGTTATTTTAAAAGCGAATGCCAAATACAATCAAGCTATATCCTGTTACAATCATGCTTTGAAAATACGGCTTCGATTAAGCGGTGAAAACCATCCGGATACAGCAAGTTCTTATCTCAGCATCGGTTTGTGCTACCGGTTGAAAGGAGATTTTAAAACTTCACTTGAATATGTGCATTTAGCTTTGAAAATCAGGTTGGAAACTTTAGGCGAGTATCATCCTGAAACAGCCCAAACCTATACGACTCTTGGGGATAATTATCTGTTGAACACAGATTATGATCAGGCAATTCTATATTTTAGAAAAGGACTGCATATAAATTTAAGGCAGCCGAATGGAGAACAGCATATTGCTACTGCCAAAAATTATAATAGTTTAGGAACAGCCTATTTAGATAAAGCCAATATAAAAATGGCTTATCAGTCTTTTTTGGCAGGATACAAAATTTCGGTAGCTGCTTTAGGAATAGTCAATTCGATTACTGCAAATAGTTTGACCAATATCGGAAATGTATTTGTCAAAACGGGACAGTTTCAAAAAGCCATGACTATTTACCGGAAAGTATTGTATCTGCGACTACAACTTAACGGAAAGAACCACCCGTTTACTGCTGCTGCATATATAAATATTGGCAATTGTTATCGTTTGCAAAAGAACTACCGACAGGCGATAAGGTTTCAAAAAATTGGCATTAAAATCTACATAGCCCAAAAAGATTTTAACCGGATTGATACGGCATTGGCATTTACCAACTTGGGGGAGTGTTACGCTTTGGTAAATGAGGCAAATCGAGCTATGACCCTGTATAATCGGGCGTTAAGGATATTATTATACGAACGTCAGCCTTTAAATCCATATCTACTCCCCAATCAGATAGTTAAAAACAGGGAAAACAATGAAACTTTGCATGCCCTGAGATTTAAGGCAAATTTGTTATTGTCCCGGTTCCAACAAAACCATGAGAACAGGGCAGCCTTGTGTGCTACAATTGCTTTTTATTTGCAGTGCGATCAATTGATAGATCATCTCCGAAAAAGTTATTTGTCGGAAGGGAGTAAAATCAGATTGGCAAAAGAAGCCAAAAGCATTTACCGTCAGGCCATTTTTGCTCTTTGGACGGCTATTAAATTTAAAATTCAGATTTCTGAATTTAATGAAGCGTTTGGTTACAAATTAGACGGAAATTGTATTGAATTGGCTCATTACTTTATCGAAAAATCGAAAGGTGTTCTGCTTTTGCTGCGTTTTAAAGATATGGAAGCCAAATTACAAGAAAAAATTCCGGAAAGACTATTAAGTTACGAATATAAACATGTAGTTGAATTGAATTATTTAGAACGTTTGATTGATGATGAAACAAAAAAGCCACAATCAATCCGGAATCAAAAACAACTTACCATTTGGCAAAATGAGCAGTTTAATTTCAAATTAAAATATGACCGGTTTATTCATCGAATAGAAAGACGGTACCCTGAATACGCCAAACAGAAGTATAAATTAGAGGTGCCGAATCTTATAGACATACAATTTTTATTGCCTGAAAATCAAGCAGCGTTTTCCTATTTTATTGGGCTGCACTTTTTTTATGTTCTTATTCTTACTGAAGATTCCACTCACTTTATCAGATTAAAAAAATCTAAAGATTGGAAATTAAAAATTGAAAACTTCATTTGTGCCATTCAGGACGATTTCGACCCGGATCCTTATATAGCATACGCAACTTCTTTATTTACTGAATTATTTGAAAAACCTTTGGCAACATTAGATGGGGAAAAAATTTCCTCAATTCTTATTTTACCCGACGAGGCATTGACTAATTTGCCATTTGAAGCGCTTTTGACAAAGGAATTGCCGGCAGATTATTCTTTTTCAAAGTTGCCCTATCTTTTACATCAATATTATTTCAGCTATCATTTATCTGCAACTTTATGGGTTCGTTCTATGGAAAGAACAATAGGCATTGTAAACGTTGATACTCCAGTATCTAATGTATCTGTGGATACCGGTTTTATAGGTTTTGCTCCGGTTTATGCCAATAAAAATGAAAATACTATTATTGCAGATTCTGATTCAGATATTATTTTCCCGGTCAGATTTGGAGGTAAAGATTTTCCTGAACTGCCTAATTCTGATAAAGAGATTATGGGAGTTGACCTTCTTTTCAAGCAATACAATCTGAAAACAAAACTTTTTTTAGGAAAACAAGCAACACGCCTCAATTTTATTCATCATGTTTTTGAAGGTGAATTTGTGTTGGTATCGGCACATGGTCATTTTAACCCCCAAAGACCCGAACTAAGCGGAATTGTTTTTTCATCAGAAAGCCACCAAAACAATGAATCTTCCATGCTTTACCTGTCCGATATTTACTCGCTCAATTTGAACACATTTCTGATGGTTTTAAGTTGTTGTGAAACCGGACTTGGAAAACATGCAAAAGGAGAGGGGGTGATGGGAATAAACAGAGCTTTTCTATACGCAGGCGTACAAAATTTAGTTTATACAATTTTCAAAGTATTGGATATTTCAACACCGGAGTTTACAATTCCTTTATTCAAAAAGATATTGTCGAATGAAAAAACCTGTTTTTCATTACAATTTTTAGTAAACCAGACTAAACGGGAAATGGCGCTTAGTCGGTATGCTGCTCCTAAACATTGGGCAGGATTTATTTTTATTGGGACAGGTATGGTATATGAAGAAAGAATTTCAAACAATGAAGAGTATTGGGATTAA
- a CDS encoding fibronectin type III domain-containing protein — protein MERFKTRKDYKDYSDDKVYLLANNVINNLSSNPDFPAPDPSVAELILLRDEFKIAIINAAFGGKLLIAVRKEKRTVLIEALKRVAIYVDLNGQNIKSVMLGSGFEVYSTAHVVAPPSEKTIILIVKDGKHSGETIVRSKKIKHAIMYQLRYTEDNFGPDAKWTELSPQTKTTYLVSGLTPGTKYWFQTRTISSKGQSEWSDPFLFMVR, from the coding sequence ATGGAAAGATTCAAAACAAGAAAAGATTACAAAGACTATTCTGATGATAAAGTATATCTACTTGCCAATAATGTGATAAACAATTTGTCAAGCAATCCTGATTTCCCCGCACCCGACCCATCCGTAGCGGAATTAATATTATTACGAGATGAGTTTAAAATAGCTATTATTAATGCTGCATTTGGTGGTAAGTTATTAATAGCAGTTCGTAAAGAAAAAAGAACAGTGCTTATCGAAGCCTTGAAAAGAGTGGCTATTTATGTTGATTTAAATGGCCAAAACATCAAATCTGTTATGTTGGGTTCGGGTTTTGAAGTATATAGTACGGCTCATGTAGTAGCACCACCTTCAGAAAAAACAATCATATTAATCGTAAAAGACGGAAAACATAGTGGAGAAACCATAGTTAGATCCAAAAAAATTAAACATGCCATTATGTATCAGTTGCGATATACCGAAGATAATTTTGGACCGGATGCAAAATGGACAGAACTTTCTCCTCAAACAAAAACCACTTATTTAGTCAGTGGATTAACTCCGGGTACAAAATATTGGTTTCAAACCCGAACCATCAGCAGTAAAGGGCAAAGCGAATGGTCTGACCCTTTTTTGTTTATGGTAAGGTAA
- the ftcD gene encoding glutamate formimidoyltransferase gives MDNVLLECVPNFSEGQNLQIIQQINEVIQSVEGIRLLDTDPGKATNRTVVTFVGEPDAVIEAAFLAIKKASELIDMSKHKGEHPRFGATDVCPLIPISGITLEEAAIYANKLGERVGRELKIPVYLYESAASKPERKNLATVRAGEYEGLSEKLKHPDWIPDYGPSEFNEHIAKTGAIAIGARDFLVAYNINLNTTSVRRANAIAFDIREAGRVVRIGHPVTGEIMRDENGEPIRKPGVLKSVKAIGWYIEEYGIAQISMNLTNISITPIHIAFEEVCQSAQDRGIRVTGSEIVGLVPLKAMIEAGKYFLRKQQRSVGVAESELIKIAVKSLGLDDLALFDPKKKIIEYVLKNESGQNSAPLVNMSLLSFAEETASESPAPGGGSVSAYIGALGVSLATMVANLSSHKRGWDDRWEEFSNWAEKGQLLKDQLLFLVDEDTRAFNGILHAVRLPKQTETEKSTRLKAIEQATKQATETPFKVMEIALQSMEIIQAMAQTGNPNSMSDAAVGALCAYTAVKGAFLNVCTNAKDLTDKEFAFQIVEKANNILNQATLLENEITAWVLNQLNK, from the coding sequence ATGGACAATGTTTTATTAGAATGTGTACCCAATTTTTCGGAAGGGCAAAACCTGCAAATTATTCAACAAATCAACGAAGTAATACAAAGTGTCGAAGGAATCCGATTGTTGGACACAGATCCCGGAAAAGCAACTAACCGAACCGTTGTTACTTTTGTCGGTGAGCCGGATGCTGTTATTGAAGCTGCATTTTTAGCTATAAAAAAGGCATCTGAACTCATTGATATGAGCAAACATAAAGGCGAACATCCCCGTTTTGGCGCTACGGATGTTTGTCCACTCATCCCTATTTCGGGAATAACCTTAGAAGAAGCTGCAATTTATGCGAACAAACTTGGAGAGCGTGTCGGACGTGAATTGAAAATACCAGTTTACTTATACGAAAGTGCTGCCTCAAAACCAGAAAGAAAAAATCTGGCAACCGTCAGAGCCGGTGAATATGAAGGTCTTTCAGAAAAATTAAAACATCCAGATTGGATTCCGGATTATGGCCCATCCGAGTTTAACGAACATATTGCCAAAACCGGAGCGATAGCTATCGGAGCCAGAGATTTTTTAGTCGCTTATAATATCAACTTAAATACGACTTCTGTAAGAAGGGCGAACGCCATTGCTTTTGATATTCGTGAAGCCGGTCGGGTAGTAAGAATAGGACATCCTGTTACCGGAGAAATTATGAGAGATGAAAACGGCGAACCTATCAGAAAGCCAGGCGTTTTAAAATCGGTAAAAGCAATTGGATGGTATATCGAAGAATATGGAATTGCTCAAATTTCCATGAATTTAACCAATATCAGCATCACTCCTATTCATATTGCTTTTGAGGAAGTTTGCCAAAGTGCCCAAGATCGGGGCATCAGGGTTACAGGTTCTGAAATTGTAGGTTTGGTTCCTTTAAAAGCCATGATTGAGGCAGGAAAATATTTTCTTCGCAAACAACAACGCTCTGTCGGTGTTGCAGAATCCGAGTTAATCAAAATAGCAGTTAAATCGCTGGGATTGGACGATCTTGCTCTTTTTGACCCGAAAAAGAAAATCATAGAATATGTTCTAAAAAACGAATCAGGCCAAAATTCCGCACCTTTGGTGAATATGTCCCTGCTCAGTTTTGCAGAAGAAACAGCATCAGAATCTCCTGCTCCGGGCGGTGGTTCTGTATCTGCATATATCGGTGCATTAGGAGTTTCATTAGCTACAATGGTTGCAAATTTGTCGTCTCACAAAAGAGGTTGGGATGACCGTTGGGAAGAATTTTCAAATTGGGCAGAAAAAGGACAACTCCTGAAAGATCAGTTGCTTTTTTTGGTAGATGAAGACACCAGGGCATTTAACGGCATTTTACATGCTGTAAGATTACCAAAACAAACTGAAACCGAAAAAAGTACCCGACTAAAAGCAATAGAACAAGCAACCAAGCAAGCCACTGAAACTCCGTTTAAAGTAATGGAAATTGCGTTACAAAGCATGGAAATCATTCAGGCAATGGCTCAAACCGGAAATCCAAATTCTATGTCTGATGCCGCTGTTGGTGCTTTATGCGCATATACAGCAGTTAAAGGTGCCTTTCTGAATGTCTGCACAAATGCTAAAGACCTGACCGATAAAGAATTTGCTTTTCAAATTGTTGAAAAGGCAAATAACATATTAAATCAGGCAACTCTTTTGGAAAATGAAATTACGGCATGGGTGCTAAATCAGTTAAACAAATAA